A stretch of the Mesorhizobium huakuii genome encodes the following:
- a CDS encoding electron transfer flavoprotein subunit alpha/FixB family protein, whose translation MTILLIAEHDNATLSDQTAKALSAALQIGSDVHVLVAGKGAKGAADAAAKLKGVSKVLLAEADELAERLAEPTAALVVSLAGGYDTIIAPATSSGKNVAPRVAALLDVAQVSEIIEVVSPDTFKRPIYAGNAIQTVQSTDAKKVITLRTASFQAAPEGGSAAVETVKAAANPGLSTFVENKLSETDRPELTSAKIIISGGRALGSAEKFQEVILPVADKLGAAVGASRAAVDAGYAPNDWQVGQTGKVVAPDLYIAVGISGAIQHLAGMKDSKVIVAINKDEEAPIFQVADYGLVGDLFVILPELAMHIGDT comes from the coding sequence ATGACCATTCTCCTCATCGCAGAACACGACAACGCCACCCTTTCCGACCAGACCGCCAAGGCGCTCTCGGCGGCCCTGCAGATAGGCTCGGACGTGCATGTGCTGGTGGCCGGCAAGGGCGCCAAGGGTGCGGCCGACGCCGCGGCCAAGCTCAAGGGCGTCAGCAAGGTGCTGCTGGCCGAAGCCGACGAACTCGCCGAGCGCCTCGCCGAACCGACGGCCGCACTGGTCGTGTCGCTCGCCGGCGGCTACGACACCATCATCGCCCCGGCGACCTCGTCGGGCAAGAACGTCGCACCGCGCGTGGCGGCCCTGCTCGATGTCGCGCAGGTGTCCGAGATCATCGAAGTGGTTTCGCCGGACACGTTCAAGCGGCCGATCTATGCCGGCAACGCCATCCAGACCGTGCAGTCGACCGACGCCAAGAAGGTCATCACCCTGCGCACGGCTTCCTTCCAGGCAGCGCCCGAGGGCGGCTCGGCCGCGGTCGAGACCGTCAAGGCAGCAGCCAATCCCGGCCTCTCCACCTTCGTCGAGAACAAGTTGTCGGAGACGGACCGTCCGGAACTGACCTCGGCCAAGATCATCATCTCGGGTGGTCGTGCGCTGGGTTCGGCGGAGAAGTTCCAGGAGGTCATCCTGCCGGTTGCCGACAAGCTCGGTGCAGCCGTCGGCGCCTCGCGTGCCGCTGTCGATGCCGGTTATGCACCGAACGACTGGCAGGTCGGCCAGACCGGCAAGGTCGTCGCTCCGGACCTCTACATCGCGGTCGGCATCTCCGGCGCCATCCAGCATCTCGCCGGCATGAAGGATTCCAAGGTGATCGTCGCCATCAACAAGGACGAGGAGGCGCCGATTTTCCAGGTTGCCGACTACGGCCTCGTCGGCGATCTCTTCGTCATTCTGCCGGAGCTCGCAATGCACATTGGCGATACTTGA
- the bioB gene encoding biotin synthase BioB, which produces MHAAISEKTTPEIQSLGDRRMWSLEEAQSLHNAPFNDLLFQAQTVHRQNFDPNKVQLSRLLSIKTGGCPEDCGYCSQSAHHETGLKASKLMEVRRVIAEATKARDAGATRYCMGAAWRNPKARDMDAVVAMVEGVKALGMETCMTLGMLDLEQTARLKQAGLDYYNHNIDTSERYYNEIISTRSFADRLERLEQVRQAGIKVCCGGIVGMGEEPVDRIDMLVTLANLPEHPQSVPINMLIPIDGTPLADARPIEPIEFVRVIALARIMMPRSHVRLSAGRTAMTDEMQALCFFAGANSIFVGDTLLTADNPGEDKDSLLFRRLGIEPMELEAQ; this is translated from the coding sequence ATGCACGCAGCGATTTCGGAAAAGACCACGCCTGAAATTCAATCCCTCGGCGACCGCCGGATGTGGAGCCTTGAAGAGGCCCAGTCTCTCCACAACGCGCCCTTCAACGATCTTTTGTTTCAGGCGCAGACCGTGCACCGCCAGAATTTCGATCCCAACAAGGTCCAGCTCAGCCGGCTTCTCAGCATCAAGACCGGCGGATGTCCGGAGGATTGCGGCTATTGCAGCCAGTCGGCGCATCACGAAACCGGCCTGAAAGCGTCGAAGCTGATGGAAGTCAGGCGCGTCATCGCCGAAGCGACCAAGGCGCGCGATGCCGGCGCCACCCGCTATTGCATGGGCGCGGCCTGGCGAAACCCGAAGGCGCGCGACATGGATGCAGTGGTGGCGATGGTCGAAGGCGTCAAGGCGCTGGGCATGGAGACCTGCATGACGCTCGGCATGCTCGATCTTGAGCAGACCGCTCGTCTGAAACAAGCAGGTCTCGACTATTACAACCACAACATCGATACGTCGGAGCGCTACTACAACGAGATCATCAGCACGCGCAGCTTTGCCGACCGGCTGGAGAGGCTCGAGCAGGTGCGCCAAGCCGGCATCAAGGTTTGCTGTGGTGGCATTGTCGGCATGGGCGAAGAACCGGTGGACCGGATCGACATGCTGGTGACGCTGGCCAACCTGCCGGAACATCCGCAAAGCGTTCCGATCAACATGCTGATCCCGATCGACGGTACCCCGCTTGCCGACGCCAGGCCGATCGAGCCGATCGAATTCGTGCGCGTGATCGCCCTGGCGCGCATCATGATGCCGAGATCGCATGTCCGTCTCTCCGCCGGCCGCACCGCCATGACCGACGAGATGCAGGCGCTGTGCTTCTTTGCCGGCGCCAACTCGATCTTCGTCGGCGACACGCTGCTGACCGCGGACAATCCCGGCGAGGATAAGGATAGTCTGCTGTTCCGGCGCCTCGGCATCGAGCCGATGGAACTCGAGGCGCAATGA
- the bioD gene encoding dethiobiotin synthase has protein sequence MTKRIVITGTDTGIGKTVFSAGLAGLLNGFYWKPVQSGLDEETDSEVVARLSGLPAGRVLPEVYRLRMPLSPHRSAEIDGVAIEAAKLSLPVLPGPLIIEGAGGLMVPLNRQTRFIDIFREWQLPVILCARTALGTINHTLLSIEALRARSIPLIGLAFIGEEVADTQKTIVEFSGVPQLGRLPLLDPLTGETLRDAMVAGFDLASIAGGE, from the coding sequence ATGACCAAGCGCATCGTCATCACCGGAACCGACACCGGCATTGGCAAGACAGTGTTTTCGGCGGGGCTCGCCGGCCTGCTCAATGGCTTCTACTGGAAGCCGGTGCAATCGGGCCTCGACGAGGAGACCGACAGCGAGGTCGTTGCCCGGCTTTCCGGCTTGCCTGCTGGGCGCGTCCTGCCGGAAGTTTACCGTCTGAGGATGCCGCTTTCGCCGCATCGGTCAGCCGAAATCGACGGCGTCGCGATCGAGGCGGCCAAGCTCTCACTTCCAGTCCTACCGGGTCCGCTCATCATCGAAGGCGCCGGCGGGCTCATGGTGCCGCTCAACCGGCAGACAAGGTTCATCGATATTTTCCGGGAATGGCAACTGCCGGTCATCCTTTGCGCGCGCACCGCGCTCGGCACCATCAATCACACCCTGTTGTCGATCGAGGCGCTGCGGGCCCGCTCCATCCCGCTCATCGGCCTCGCCTTCATTGGCGAGGAGGTGGCCGATACGCAAAAAACAATCGTGGAATTCAGCGGCGTGCCACAGCTCGGGAGACTGCCCCTGCTCGATCCGCTGACGGGTGAAACGCTGAGGGATGCGATGGTTGCCGGCTTTGACCTCGCCTCGATTGCGGGAGGCGAATGA
- a CDS encoding adenosylmethionine--8-amino-7-oxononanoate transaminase, with the protein MSQSSVWHPFTQHALEPVIPEIVLTEGAYLQKADGTRILDAISSWWVVTHGHRHPRIMKAIETTASSLDQIIFAGFTHEPAERLAKALVGLAPSGLDWVFYSDSGSTSVEVALKMALGYFGNIGAPRSRIVVMEHSYHGDTIGTMSVGARGVFNAAYEPLLFEVDTIPFPAAGHEQETLDRFEAVSRDRCAAALIVEPLVLGAGGMLMYPASVLTELKKIAEASGTLLIADEVMTGWGRTGTMFACEQASISPDILCTSKGLTGGVIPLAATLATDAIFQAHYSEDRKKTFFHSSSYTANPIACAAALANVEIWRDEPVAERIAALSAMQAAGLRRFRDNANFADSRTTGTIAALDLRTGSAGYLAEIGPKLRAFFLERGLLVRPLGNVLYLLPPYCITGEELDGLHDAIEEAGERFGSRP; encoded by the coding sequence ATGTCGCAGTCCAGTGTGTGGCATCCGTTCACGCAGCACGCGCTTGAGCCCGTGATCCCTGAAATCGTCCTGACGGAGGGAGCCTATCTCCAAAAGGCCGACGGCACGCGTATCCTGGATGCCATCTCCTCCTGGTGGGTCGTCACCCATGGCCACCGCCACCCTCGCATCATGAAGGCTATCGAGACGACCGCGTCGAGCCTTGACCAGATCATCTTTGCCGGCTTCACGCATGAACCAGCCGAACGTCTGGCCAAGGCGCTAGTCGGCCTCGCTCCCTCCGGTCTCGACTGGGTGTTCTATTCCGACAGCGGCTCGACCTCCGTCGAGGTCGCGCTGAAGATGGCGCTCGGGTATTTCGGCAACATCGGCGCACCGCGCTCGCGCATCGTCGTCATGGAGCACAGCTATCATGGCGACACCATCGGCACGATGAGCGTTGGCGCCCGCGGCGTGTTCAACGCCGCCTACGAGCCTTTGCTGTTCGAGGTCGACACCATCCCCTTCCCGGCCGCCGGGCACGAACAGGAAACGCTGGATCGTTTCGAGGCCGTCAGCCGCGACCGGTGCGCCGCCGCGCTGATCGTCGAACCGCTGGTGCTTGGTGCCGGCGGCATGCTGATGTACCCGGCTTCGGTTCTGACCGAATTGAAGAAGATTGCCGAAGCCTCCGGCACGCTGCTGATCGCCGACGAGGTGATGACAGGCTGGGGACGAACCGGAACCATGTTCGCCTGCGAGCAGGCATCCATCTCTCCAGACATCCTGTGCACCTCGAAGGGCCTGACTGGTGGCGTGATCCCGCTGGCGGCCACGCTTGCCACCGACGCCATCTTCCAGGCTCACTATTCCGAGGACCGGAAGAAGACCTTCTTCCATTCGAGCTCCTACACCGCCAATCCAATTGCCTGTGCGGCCGCACTCGCCAATGTCGAGATCTGGCGCGACGAGCCCGTGGCCGAGCGGATCGCGGCGTTGAGTGCGATGCAGGCCGCCGGGCTTCGGCGCTTTCGTGACAATGCCAACTTCGCCGACAGCAGGACGACCGGCACGATCGCGGCCCTCGATCTGCGCACCGGCTCGGCCGGCTATCTGGCCGAGATCGGACCGAAACTGCGCGCTTTTTTCCTCGAGCGCGGCCTGCTCGTGCGCCCGCTTGGCAATGTCCTCTATCTTCTGCCACCCTATTGCATCACCGGCGAGGAACTGGACGGACTCCATGACGCCATCGAGGAGGCCGGCGAACGCTTCGGTTCGAGGCCATGA
- a CDS encoding beta-ketoacyl-ACP synthase III has protein sequence MSRSSCILGFGHHAPGRKVPNAEIESNLGLEPGWIERRTGILSRFWATDEDTLSGLAAHAGDMALANAGIDRSDIGLLLLATSTPDHLLPPSAPLVAHRLGLGRAGAVDLTGACAGFIYALMFADGFTQLHGKAALVIAANILSRRINPAERASAVLFADAAGALVIGPCEDADRGILGASVDSDGSRYGLIQIPAGGSNIPFHGDLDLGQTRMTMTDGREVFAKAVEMMTACSQDALATARTRPQDIDRFVPHQANARIFDAVGRNLGIADQAIVKTIVDYGNSSAATIPLSLSLAHQTEPFRQGEKILLAAAGAGLSGGALVVGI, from the coding sequence ATGAGCAGGTCGTCGTGCATTCTCGGGTTTGGCCATCATGCGCCTGGTCGCAAAGTGCCAAATGCCGAGATCGAGAGCAATCTCGGCCTCGAGCCGGGCTGGATCGAGCGGCGTACCGGGATACTGTCGCGCTTCTGGGCAACGGACGAAGACACGCTGTCTGGCCTTGCCGCTCATGCCGGCGACATGGCGCTGGCGAACGCCGGCATCGACCGCAGCGACATCGGTCTGCTGTTGCTTGCCACCTCGACGCCCGACCACCTTCTGCCGCCAAGCGCGCCGCTGGTCGCACACCGGCTCGGACTCGGCCGAGCCGGAGCGGTCGACCTGACCGGCGCCTGCGCCGGCTTCATCTATGCGCTGATGTTCGCGGATGGATTCACCCAGCTGCACGGCAAAGCGGCCCTCGTCATTGCCGCCAACATCCTCAGCCGCCGCATCAACCCGGCCGAGCGCGCCAGCGCCGTGCTGTTTGCCGATGCCGCCGGCGCCCTGGTGATTGGTCCGTGCGAGGATGCTGATCGGGGGATTCTCGGAGCCTCGGTGGATTCGGACGGCTCGCGCTACGGGCTGATTCAGATCCCGGCGGGCGGAAGCAACATCCCGTTCCATGGCGACCTCGACCTCGGGCAAACCCGCATGACGATGACCGACGGCCGCGAAGTGTTCGCCAAGGCCGTCGAGATGATGACCGCCTGCTCGCAGGATGCATTGGCCACAGCCCGGACGCGGCCGCAGGACATCGATCGGTTCGTGCCGCATCAGGCCAATGCCCGCATCTTCGATGCGGTCGGACGAAACCTCGGCATTGCCGATCAAGCAATCGTCAAGACGATCGTCGATTACGGCAACTCTTCCGCCGCGACGATCCCGCTTTCGCTGTCGCTAGCCCATCAGACGGAGCCATTCCGGCAGGGTGAGAAGATTCTTCTGGCGGCGGCGGGTGCGGGTCTTAGCGGTGGTGCTCTCGTCGTCGGCATTTAG
- the panD gene encoding aspartate 1-decarboxylase — MRKIVAGKLHGIHVTEANLNYHGSITLDPDHCEAAGILPMEFVEIWNKNSGARISTYVILGERGSRCCILNGAAARTCQPDDQIIVCNSIYLDEAQITSLKPRIVTFDQHNHIRDRLSYSVDLDAHGRYRFSILDEANAASAIPALVSGA; from the coding sequence ATGCGAAAAATAGTCGCCGGCAAGCTGCACGGTATCCACGTCACCGAAGCAAACCTCAACTACCACGGTTCGATAACGCTGGACCCTGACCACTGCGAAGCAGCCGGGATACTGCCGATGGAATTCGTGGAGATATGGAACAAGAATTCCGGTGCGCGGATTTCAACGTATGTGATTCTGGGCGAGCGCGGCTCGCGGTGCTGCATCCTCAACGGTGCTGCCGCCCGCACCTGCCAGCCAGACGACCAGATCATTGTCTGCAACTCCATCTACCTGGACGAAGCGCAGATCACCTCGCTGAAACCGAGGATCGTCACTTTTGACCAGCACAACCACATACGTGACCGCCTGAGCTACTCGGTCGATCTCGACGCACATGGCCGGTACAGGTTTTCCATCCTCGACGAGGCGAATGCGGCTTCGGCCATTCCCGCCCTGGTTTCAGGAGCGTGA